The Palaemon carinicauda isolate YSFRI2023 chromosome 37, ASM3689809v2, whole genome shotgun sequence genome contains a region encoding:
- the LOC137629303 gene encoding fanconi-associated nuclease 1-like: MKRLKKNDNSSDKPQKTIIDFFRRQSTEPKPAVVIITCPGCFLEVPESKINWHLDQDCKSRERPKKKKDGNLAKRKKILKSVKNEIANKKKQKVMLSDSEEDDLNMSDDSDVRIIEYENVADNEPYITPSMVETHIFEIEKDLYPTSSTCQSSSFLSEDQNVSPYCSPVGKNTKIKMENELIGSPQHRIASLQADWESPCLTPGKENTLSNIENPVVEEILEKDSNKSLLTPSRLSLNKRKTELLVDTGLDEMEDYTYQATPLKHSKDLSKSQSNLFKESVEEKEKCKIVSGKSSHSFVTSDDKFHGDSDDDFEKPIHFRTPDKLLKKRLKCTFGSEKKNKTSGVVSPVASKVSLSPVSGPADVTEAFSAPFVSSNLASLETSPRPTINRFDCTSDSSEKKEEHIRKLFPTSTESSHDSICESKASSCKVSLSQDIKSGVNRFSKIDKERVFDALLNTASQSQNSDIPQSQGSSHMSSKSQDQTSQGEEKKRLWVRTPRKINQSIKSTGILQSSPQNVSKNFIAKRRSVSLSPQKQSQSPNKHIGNPLISPTVSEVLAENKYDKSIFRGHKGYYLENFLLIMTTVLSEPFDLQLFNEEDLSFVKSFHKLSLQAQKLYVRLFQRKLKWNRVSKLDYRDICDQEDMELYIKELSYASFLRLSEELCDPNEVLQLLTAEEVKNLCKQIRISTSGKKEDLITSLLNFNKCQPSVLSAFSKKSSENCVILKQAKELLGQSCLVNKDVYRVFMRIIMLYGLPRYDDEDDKVNHTQLTTLLMVNLGKMKFPKYDVVRQHSIFQSREELIRFEGCSQILSDLHDCLEKQQWEESVQYCELAKVTYQELINNEELIKHDLSLPTFLRCYTSMSVLVYIISCSVECYQRLKNYRKAVEQLRFLLNQTSYLQDYRGRWYDRLALNLEVYLKSPVETFEVIKEALNDPEVRVGHRLSLSIRAQRMAASPRFRSLAPDILELPLMKPREAPKVIIEGRSLPGDAGYKKVFIRQDSDRHAGEGEVTVCSVEELALNHYKSLGYSEGLHHEGSTVRSLFGFFFWDILYSSVPDVFRSPHQAAPVDLNDPHFYVARKNLIEEKLSLLERYTEEQVGAELERIWNEHTGTVAMVDWNLFRSLEYVKGLVLSLKLPVVASICRRLALDHRFTRSGFPDLIVWNPDKKESCIVEVKGPNDRLSTKQILWLDYLLEHGAVAEVCHVEDSSTKFSSYMAIQYSAPEKETTMFS, from the coding sequence ATGAAGAGACTAAAGAAAAATGATAACTCATCTGATAAACCCCAGAAAACGATTATTGACTTTTTCAGACGTCAGTCCACAGAACCAAAACCAGCAGTTGTCATAATTACCTGTCCTGGATGCTTTTTAGAAGTACCTGAAAGTAAAATCAACTGGCATTTAGATCAAGATTGTAAGAGCCGGGAGAGgcctaaaaagaaaaaagatggaaATTTGGCCAAGCGGAAGAAAATCCTGAAGTCTGTGAAAAATGAGATAGctaacaaaaagaaacaaaaagttatGTTATCAGACAGTGAGGAAGATGATTTAAATATGTCCGATGATTCAGATGTTAGAATAATTGAATATGAGAATGTAGCTGATAATGAACCTTATATTACCCCATCTATGGTTGAAACGCATATTTTTGAAATTGAAAAAGATCTTTACCCAACCTCTTCCACTTGCCAGAGTTCTTCATTCCTCAGTGAAGACCAAAATGTCTCTCCTTATTGTTCCCCAGTTGgaaaaaacacaaaaattaaaatggaaaatgaacttATCGGTTCTCCTCAGCACCGCATAGCTTCATTACAGGCAGATTGGGAATCTCCCTGTTTAACACCTGGTAAGGAAAATACTTTGTCTAATATTGAAAATCCTGTCGTGGAGGAAATACTTGAAAAAGATTCTAATAAAAGTTTGTTAACACCTTCTAGATTATCTTTGAACAAACGAAAAACTGAGTTATTGGTGGATACAGGTTTAGATGAAATGGAAGATTACACATACCAAGCAACCCCTCTTAAGCATTCCAAGGATTTATCAAAAAGTCAGAGTAATCTATTTAAAGAATCTGTGGAAGAAAAGGAAAAGTGTAAAATTGTTAGTGGTAAATCATCACATTCCTTCGTTACAAGTGATGACAAGTTTCATGGAGACAGTGACGATGATTTTGAAAAGCCCATTCACTTCAGAACTCCGGATAAATTGCTGAAAAAGAGACTAAAATGTACATTTGggtctgaaaagaaaaataaaacttcagGAGTAGTTTCTCCTGTTGCTTCCAAGGTATCCTTGTCTCCTGTGTCAGGCCCTGCTGATGTTACTGAAGCATTTTCGGCACCTTTTGTAAGCTCTAATCTTGCTTCCTTGGAGACATCACCTAGACCAACTATAAATAGGTTTGACTGCACTTCTGACAGTAGTGAAAAGAAGGAAGAGCATATTAGAAAACTTTTTCCTACTTCCACTGAAAGTAGTCATGATAGTATTTGTGAATCAAAAGCATCCTCATGTAAAGTTTCCTTATCTCAAGATATAAAGTCCGGTGTTAACAGATTTTCAAAGATCGATAAGGAGAGAGTCTTTGATGCCTTGTTGAATACAGCATCCCAAAGTCAAAACAGTGATATTCCTCAAAGTCAGGGTTCCTCACACATGTCCTCTAAAAGTCAAGATCAGACCAGTCAGGGTGAGGAAAAAAAGAGGCTTTGGGTCAGAACACCAAGGAAAATTAACCAGAGTATCAAATCGACAGGTATTTTACAATCCTCACCCCAGAATGTATCAAAAAACTTTATAGCAAAAAGAAGGTCAGTTTCATTATCTCCTCAGAAACAGAGCCAGTCACCAAATAAACACATTGGAAATCCTCTAATCTCACCAACAGTATCAGAAGTCCTTGCAGAGAATAAATATGACAAATCCATTTTTAGAGGGCATAAAGGTTATTATTTAGAAAACTTTTTATTGATAATGACAACTGTTTTGTCTGAACCTTTTGATTTACAGTTATTTAATGAAGAGGATCTGTCATTTGTGAAAAGCTTTCATAAGTTAAGTTTACAAGCTCAAAAGCTGTACGTTCGTTTGTTTCAGAGGAAACTGAAGTGGAACAGAGTATCCAAGCTTGATTATCGTGACATCTGTGATCAAGAAGACATGGAACTGTATATCAAAGAATTGTCTTATGCCAGTTTTTTAAGATTGTCAGAAGAATTATGTGATCCCAATGAAGTCCTTCAGTTGTTGACAGCAGAGGAAGTGAaaaatctttgtaaacagattagaATTTCAACATCGGGAAAGAAAGAAGACTTGATCACGTCTTTATTGAACTTCAATAAATGTCAACCATCAGTACTATCTGCTTTTTCTAAGAAATCTTCAGAGAATTGTGTCATTTTGAAACAGGCTAAAGAATTGTTGGGTCAGTCTTGCCTTGTCAACAAAGATGTGTATCGTGTGTTTATGCGTATAATTATGCTGTATGGTTTGCCTagatatgatgatgaagatgacaaaGTAAACCATACACAATTGACAACTTTATTAATGGTGAACTTAGGTAAAATGAAGTTTCCAAAATATGATGTAGTAAGGCAGCATTCAATATTCCAGTCACGAGAGGAGCTCATTAGGTTTGAAGGCTGCAGCCAGATTCTATCAGATCTGCATGATTGTCTTGAAAAACAGCAGTGGGAGGAGTCGGTTCAATATTGTGAACTTGCAAAAGTAACATATCAAGAGCTTATTAACAATGAGGAACTGATAAAACATGACCTATCATTGCCAACATTTTTACGTTGTTATACTTCCATGTCTGTACTTGTTTATATCATAAGTTGCTCAGTTGAGTGTTACCAGAGACTCAAGAATTACAGGAAAGCTGTGGAACAGTTAAGGTTTTTGCTTAATCAGACATCTTACTTGCAAGACTATCGGGGAAGATGGTATGATAGATTAGCCCTAAACTTAGAAGTGTATTTGAAATCCCCAGTGGAGACATTTGAAGTTATAAAAGAAGCCTTAAATGATCCCGAGGTTCGGGTAGGTCACCGCTTATCGTTAAGTATAAGGGCACAACGGATGGCTGCTTCTCCACGTTTTAGGTCACTTGCTCCTGATATCCTTGAATTACCATTAATGAAACCAAGAGAGGCACCAAAAGTCATTATTGAAGGTCGATCCCTTCCTGGTGATGCTGGCTATAAAAAAGTTTTTATTCGTCAAGATTCAGACAGACATGCTGGTGAAGGGGAAGTGACTGTATGTTCTGTTGAAGAACTAGCATTAAATCATTACAAAAGTTTAGGTTACAGTGAAGGCTTGCATCATGAAGGAAGTACTGTAAGATCACTATTTGGTTTCTTTTTTTGGGATATCCTTTATAGTTCAGTGCCAGATGTCTTTCGGTCTCCACATCAGGCGGCTCCTGTAGATTTAAACGATCCACATTTTTATGTAGCAAGAAAGAATTTGATTGAAGAGAAGTTATCACTATTAGAGAGGTATACAGAAGAGCAAGTTGGAGCAGAATTGGAAAGAATATGGAATGAACACACAGGAACAGTTGCCATGGTTGACTGGAATTTATTCCGTAGTTTGGAATATGTCAAG